Proteins found in one Candidatus Brocadia sp. genomic segment:
- the ispG gene encoding flavodoxin-dependent (E)-4-hydroxy-3-methylbut-2-enyl-diphosphate synthase produces MIQRRKTRVVHVGGVLIGGDNPVSVQTMTKTHTEDIDATVQQIKELEAIGCHVVRVAVPTIVTARCLGAIKRQIGIPLVADIHFGHHLALEAIAQGVDKIRINPGNMKDRKKLEEVVLAAKDNGIPIRIGVNSGSVRGEGDEHEELTTLMVKTVLKYCEHFESLGFQDIVLSLKASDVPSTLDAYRSIATQCDYPLHLGVTAAGPPSLATIKSAIGIGGLLSEGIGDTLRVSYTGASELEVKAGYDILEALGLYKRKGAELISCPTCGRCEIDLVHIVEQVRQRLPGDKKHLQIAIMGCVVNGPGEAREVDIGIAGGKGFGFLFKKGEKVRKIPEDRMVDELLEEIAHMA; encoded by the coding sequence ATGATTCAACGACGTAAAACACGGGTGGTTCATGTTGGTGGTGTATTGATTGGGGGAGATAATCCCGTTTCTGTACAGACCATGACAAAGACCCATACCGAGGACATCGATGCAACAGTACAGCAGATTAAAGAACTTGAGGCGATTGGATGTCATGTAGTTCGGGTAGCAGTGCCAACGATTGTTACAGCCAGGTGTCTCGGCGCCATTAAGAGGCAGATAGGTATTCCGCTTGTGGCTGATATACATTTTGGGCATCACCTTGCTCTGGAGGCTATTGCCCAGGGGGTCGATAAAATACGAATCAATCCGGGGAACATGAAGGACAGGAAAAAGCTGGAAGAGGTAGTACTTGCTGCTAAAGATAACGGTATTCCTATTCGCATCGGAGTTAATTCCGGTTCTGTGCGTGGCGAAGGAGACGAACACGAAGAGTTAACCACGCTGATGGTAAAGACCGTCTTAAAATATTGTGAGCACTTTGAATCACTGGGATTTCAGGACATTGTATTATCACTTAAGGCATCAGACGTTCCTTCAACTCTGGATGCTTATAGATCGATAGCAACCCAGTGTGATTATCCGTTACATTTAGGTGTTACAGCGGCGGGGCCGCCGAGCCTGGCGACGATCAAGTCTGCTATTGGTATCGGAGGCTTGCTTTCCGAAGGTATTGGCGATACCCTGCGGGTTTCTTACACGGGTGCCTCCGAATTAGAGGTCAAGGCTGGTTATGATATCCTTGAAGCGCTCGGTCTTTACAAACGTAAGGGGGCAGAACTCATTTCCTGTCCTACATGTGGGCGGTGTGAAATCGATTTGGTACACATTGTAGAACAGGTTAGACAACGTTTGCCAGGAGATAAAAAGCACCTGCAAATTGCTATCATGGGGTGTGTGGTAAATGGTCCGGGAGAGGCGCGGGAAGTCGATATTGGTATTGCAGGTGGCAAGGGGTTTGGATTTCTGTTCAAGAAAGGTGAAAAGGTACGAAAGATACCGGAGGACCGCATGGTAGATGAACTTTTAGAAGAAATTGCCCATATGGCGTAG